A single genomic interval of Litoreibacter ponti harbors:
- the ruvA gene encoding Holliday junction branch migration protein RuvA — protein MIGKLAGRLDYRAGDHVLIDVGGVGYMVYCSERTMATLPGPGEAVSLFTELLVREDLLQLFGFTTLVEKEWHRLLMSVQGVGAKASMAILNTLGPDGVSRAITLGDWNAIKAAKGIGPKTAQKVVIELKDKAPSVMAMGGTAALAQGSPAARADADDVIEPIETPSVTSASAQAEALSALVNLGYGQGDAAGAVATAAGEGASETPDLIRAALKLLAPKG, from the coding sequence ATGATCGGCAAACTCGCGGGCAGGCTCGACTACCGCGCGGGCGATCACGTGCTGATCGACGTCGGCGGTGTGGGCTACATGGTGTACTGCTCAGAGCGGACCATGGCGACGCTGCCCGGACCGGGCGAGGCGGTGTCGCTGTTCACGGAGCTTTTGGTGCGCGAGGATTTGCTGCAGCTCTTCGGCTTCACGACACTGGTCGAGAAAGAATGGCACCGCCTGCTGATGTCGGTGCAAGGCGTCGGTGCGAAGGCGTCCATGGCAATCCTGAACACACTCGGGCCCGATGGCGTGTCACGGGCGATCACGCTGGGCGACTGGAATGCGATCAAGGCCGCTAAGGGGATTGGGCCCAAAACCGCGCAGAAGGTCGTGATCGAGTTGAAAGACAAGGCCCCGAGCGTCATGGCGATGGGTGGCACCGCCGCCTTGGCGCAAGGCAGCCCGGCGGCCCGCGCGGACGCGGACGACGTGATCGAGCCCATCGAGACGCCCAGTGTCACGTCAGCCTCGGCCCAAGCGGAGGCCCTGTCGGCCCTGGTTAATCTCGGCTACGGCCAAGGCGACGCGGCAGGCGCCGTCGCGACCGCCGCGGGCGAGGGCGCCTCGGAGACCCCGGACCTGATCCGCGCCGCCCTGAAGCTGCTGGCCCCGAAGGGATAG
- the ruvC gene encoding crossover junction endodeoxyribonuclease RuvC, which produces MRVIGIDPGLRNLGWGVIDTDGVRMAHVANGVCKTKPGSLAERLLSLHIQLSEVFTQLRPEAAAVEQTFVNKDGAGTLKLGQARGIAMLVPAQAGLDVGEYAPNAVKKAVVGVGHADKVQVAHMVKMQLPGVDIAGPDAADALAIALCHAFHTRAGGTLAQALARAGA; this is translated from the coding sequence ATGCGCGTAATCGGGATTGATCCGGGACTTCGAAACCTGGGCTGGGGGGTCATCGACACGGATGGTGTGCGCATGGCGCACGTCGCCAATGGCGTGTGCAAGACGAAACCCGGCAGTTTGGCCGAGCGCCTTTTGAGCCTGCATATCCAGCTTTCCGAGGTTTTCACACAGCTGCGGCCCGAGGCGGCAGCGGTCGAACAGACCTTCGTCAACAAGGACGGGGCAGGAACCCTGAAGCTTGGCCAAGCCCGCGGCATCGCGATGCTGGTTCCCGCTCAGGCCGGTCTTGATGTCGGGGAATATGCCCCGAACGCGGTCAAAAAGGCCGTTGTCGGGGTCGGCCATGCGGACAAAGTGCAAGTGGCCCACATGGTTAAGATGCAGTTGCCCGGCGTCGATATCGCGGGCCCCGACGCCGCGGATGCGCTGGCCATCGCGCTGTGTCACGCGTTCCACACCCGCGCGGGCGGCACGCTGGCCCAAGCGCTGGCGAGGGCGGGCGCATGA
- a CDS encoding DUF1127 domain-containing protein, translated as MAVFETTRPMTAGVRADARGVFASLIGAIVSWNDRRVTRNALEGLTSRELADIGLTRADIAEM; from the coding sequence ATGGCTGTTTTTGAAACCACTCGCCCGATGACTGCAGGCGTCCGCGCCGATGCCCGCGGCGTCTTCGCCTCCCTGATCGGAGCAATCGTGTCGTGGAATGACCGTCGCGTCACCCGCAACGCGCTCGAAGGCCTGACCTCTCGCGAGCTTGCCGATATTGGCCTGACCCGCGCAGACATCGCCGAGATGTAA
- a CDS encoding 50S ribosomal protein L11 methyltransferase, translating to MPTYTALTTLMGEPAAQALGEALETLDPAPTGVGVFEVEDGSGLWEVGGYFLEPPSDIELALLAAAHDARPFVISEVPDQDWVAHVRRELAPVEAGRFFVYGSHDADKVPSDRIALLIEAAMAFGTGHHGTTQGCLLSFEDFLGEGGRARSVIDVGCGTAVLAMAAAAVWDETVIASDIDPVAVEVAEANAKANNMADKITCLEAVGFDHDGIAHAAPFDLIFANILKAPLIGLAPDMAAHAAPGGTIILSGLLVEQGDEVQGVYEVHGFEVSQRRDIGEWTALRMRKL from the coding sequence ATGCCCACCTACACTGCTTTGACGACCCTGATGGGCGAGCCCGCAGCCCAAGCCTTGGGCGAGGCGCTCGAGACGCTCGATCCGGCCCCCACGGGTGTGGGCGTGTTCGAGGTCGAGGATGGCTCAGGCCTGTGGGAGGTCGGCGGGTATTTCCTGGAGCCCCCGAGCGACATTGAGCTGGCGCTGTTGGCGGCAGCGCATGACGCTAGGCCCTTCGTTATTTCGGAAGTCCCCGATCAAGACTGGGTCGCCCATGTGCGCCGCGAGCTGGCCCCGGTCGAGGCCGGGCGCTTCTTCGTCTATGGCAGCCATGACGCGGACAAGGTCCCGAGCGACAGGATCGCGCTGCTGATTGAGGCGGCGATGGCCTTTGGCACCGGGCATCACGGCACGACGCAGGGCTGCTTGCTGTCCTTTGAGGATTTTCTGGGCGAGGGCGGGCGCGCACGCAGCGTGATCGACGTGGGCTGCGGCACGGCGGTGCTCGCAATGGCCGCGGCGGCGGTGTGGGACGAGACGGTCATCGCCTCGGACATCGACCCGGTGGCGGTCGAGGTGGCCGAAGCCAATGCCAAGGCCAACAATATGGCGGACAAGATCACCTGTCTGGAAGCCGTAGGATTTGACCACGACGGGATCGCACACGCCGCGCCGTTCGACCTGATTTTCGCCAACATCCTGAAGGCCCCGCTGATCGGCCTTGCGCCCGATATGGCGGCGCATGCGGCGCCGGGTGGCACGATCATCCTGTCGGGCCTGTTGGTCGAGCAGGGCGACGAAGTGCAGGGCGTTTACGAGGTACACGGCTTCGAGGTGTCGCAAAGACGCGACATTGGCGAGTGGACTGCGCTGCGAATGCGCAAATTGTAG
- the msrA gene encoding peptide-methionine (S)-S-oxide reductase MsrA, protein MFLFQKKKMQMISPADALPGRADPIPTAETHFVNGRPLTMDVPDGMEEAMFGMGCFWGVERMFWKLDGVYLTMVGYAGGFTPNATYDEVCGGQTGHNEVVRVVYDPAVISYEDLLKVFWEGHDPTQGMRQGNDMGTQYRSGIYTYSDAQKAAAEATKAAFAPQLAKAGYGGITTEILPAPAFYFAEDYHQQYLAKNPAGYCGIGGTGVSCPVGVAQTA, encoded by the coding sequence ATGTTCCTGTTCCAGAAAAAGAAGATGCAAATGATCAGCCCCGCAGATGCCCTGCCGGGCCGCGCCGACCCGATCCCGACGGCAGAGACCCATTTCGTCAATGGCCGTCCCCTGACGATGGATGTGCCGGACGGCATGGAAGAGGCCATGTTCGGCATGGGCTGTTTCTGGGGCGTGGAGCGGATGTTCTGGAAGCTTGATGGCGTCTACCTGACCATGGTGGGTTATGCGGGCGGCTTCACGCCCAACGCGACTTATGACGAGGTTTGCGGCGGGCAGACCGGCCATAACGAGGTGGTGCGCGTGGTCTATGACCCGGCGGTGATCTCTTACGAAGACCTGCTCAAGGTGTTCTGGGAAGGCCACGATCCGACGCAAGGCATGCGTCAGGGTAACGATATGGGCACCCAGTACCGATCCGGCATATACACTTATTCCGACGCGCAGAAGGCGGCAGCCGAGGCGACGAAGGCTGCCTTTGCCCCGCAGCTCGCCAAGGCGGGCTATGGCGGGATCACGACCGAGATCCTCCCCGCGCCAGCGTTCTACTTTGCCGAGGATTACCACCAGCAATACCTCGCCAAGAACCCGGCGGGCTATTGCGGCATTGGTGGCACCGGAGTCAGCTGCCCCGTTGGGGTTGCGCAGACCGCCTGA
- a CDS encoding MFS transporter, which produces MFGDSIRRLDLDEAKRLPFIRQPVFLLVLMAIAMPIAFATWSALLNNFVIEAANFTGVEIGWLHTIREIPGFLAIGVIFLIIFIREQVLGLISLILLGGATALTAYFPTVGGIMVLTLISSIGFHYYETVNQSVQLQWIDKANAPQTLGWLTAAGSAASLVAYGLLVLTWKTLNLSYEFVYMTAGGITVLIAAFCLIYFPQFETPNPQNKTMVLRKRYWLYYALQFVSGARRQIFVVFAAFMMVERFGFEVHEVTALFLINYVANMIFAPLIGRAIGVYGERNMLVFEYVGLTLVFLAYGGIYYFGWGVVLAASLYVVNHLFFSMAFALKTYFQKIADPADIAPTAAVAFTINHIAAVFLPVVLGYMWINSPGSVFIAAACMAITSLALSLLIPRHPEPGRETIFARAVPQAAE; this is translated from the coding sequence ATGTTCGGCGACAGTATCAGACGGCTCGATCTTGACGAGGCGAAGCGCCTGCCGTTTATCCGGCAGCCGGTGTTTCTGCTGGTGCTGATGGCCATCGCGATGCCGATCGCCTTTGCGACATGGTCGGCGCTTCTGAACAACTTCGTCATCGAGGCTGCGAACTTCACCGGCGTCGAGATCGGCTGGCTGCACACGATCCGCGAGATTCCGGGCTTTCTGGCCATCGGCGTGATCTTCCTGATTATCTTCATCCGCGAACAGGTGCTGGGGCTGATCTCGCTGATCCTGCTGGGCGGGGCCACCGCGCTGACCGCCTATTTCCCGACGGTGGGCGGCATAATGGTGCTGACGCTGATCTCATCGATTGGCTTTCACTACTACGAGACGGTCAACCAATCCGTGCAATTGCAGTGGATCGACAAAGCGAATGCCCCTCAGACGCTGGGCTGGCTGACGGCGGCGGGCAGTGCGGCGTCGCTGGTGGCCTACGGGCTGCTGGTGCTGACCTGGAAGACGCTCAATCTGAGCTACGAGTTCGTCTACATGACCGCGGGCGGCATCACGGTGCTGATCGCCGCCTTCTGCCTGATCTACTTCCCGCAATTCGAGACACCCAACCCGCAAAACAAGACGATGGTGCTGCGCAAGCGGTACTGGCTCTACTATGCGCTGCAATTCGTCTCCGGTGCGCGGCGGCAGATTTTCGTGGTCTTCGCGGCCTTCATGATGGTCGAGCGGTTCGGGTTTGAGGTGCACGAGGTCACGGCGCTGTTCCTGATCAACTACGTGGCGAACATGATCTTTGCGCCGCTGATCGGCCGCGCCATCGGGGTCTACGGCGAGCGCAATATGCTGGTGTTCGAGTATGTCGGCCTGACGCTTGTATTCCTGGCATATGGCGGCATCTACTACTTTGGCTGGGGCGTGGTGCTGGCGGCCTCGCTCTATGTGGTCAATCACCTGTTCTTCTCGATGGCCTTCGCGCTGAAGACCTATTTCCAGAAAATTGCGGACCCGGCAGATATCGCGCCGACCGCCGCGGTGGCCTTTACCATCAACCATATCGCCGCGGTCTTCCTGCCGGTGGTGCTGGGCTACATGTGGATCAACTCGCCCGGCTCGGTCTTCATTGCGGCGGCCTGCATGGCGATCACGTCGCTCGCGCTGTCGCTTCTGATCCCGCGCCACCCGGAGCCGGGGCGCGAGACGATCTTCGCGCGCGCCGTGCCGCAGGCCGCGGAGTAG
- a CDS encoding adenylate kinase, whose translation MDGAGAPAPVLILLGPPGAGKGTQARKLEEAYGMVQLSTGDLLRAAVAAGTDAGKQAKAVMEAGGLVSDEIVLAILQDRLAEDDCAKGVILDGFPRTTVQAEALDGLLERSGQKIDAAISLDVDDAAMVTRISGRFTCGCCGEGYHDTFKPTAKDGVCDCCGGTDMKRRADDNAETVASRLEAYHAQTAPLIGYYEQAGALSRVDAMGEIAAVSRDLSNIVRGVQA comes from the coding sequence ATGGACGGGGCAGGGGCGCCGGCCCCGGTGCTGATCCTGCTGGGCCCTCCCGGGGCCGGGAAAGGCACGCAGGCCCGCAAGCTTGAAGAAGCGTACGGCATGGTCCAGCTGTCCACCGGTGATCTGCTGCGCGCGGCGGTGGCCGCAGGCACGGACGCGGGCAAGCAAGCCAAGGCGGTGATGGAGGCGGGCGGGCTCGTCTCCGACGAGATCGTTCTGGCAATCCTGCAGGACCGTCTGGCGGAAGATGATTGCGCCAAGGGCGTGATCCTCGACGGCTTCCCGCGCACCACGGTTCAGGCGGAGGCGCTCGACGGGCTGCTGGAACGCTCGGGCCAGAAGATCGACGCGGCGATTTCGCTGGATGTGGACGATGCCGCCATGGTCACCCGCATCTCGGGGCGGTTCACCTGCGGATGCTGCGGCGAAGGCTACCACGACACGTTCAAACCCACCGCCAAGGACGGCGTCTGCGACTGTTGCGGCGGAACGGATATGAAGCGCCGAGCCGATGACAATGCGGAGACGGTCGCCTCGCGGCTGGAGGCGTATCACGCGCAGACCGCGCCCCTGATCGGGTATTACGAACAAGCGGGCGCTTTGAGCCGTGTCGATGCGATGGGCGAGATCGCCGCCGTTTCGCGCGATCTGTCCAACATCGTGCGCGGCGTGCAGGCGTAA
- the acs gene encoding acetate--CoA ligase, with the protein MPNPDTTYAPSAEQAKAAHVDAKGYEEMYAASIADPDAFWAEQAKRIDWMKAPTKVSDVNFDLGSVNIKWFEDGTLNVAANCIDRHLAERGTQTAIIWEPDEATDEAQHITYQQLHAHVCKFANVLKEMGVGKGDRVVLYMPMIPQAAYAMLACARIGAIHSIVFAGFSADALGARIDACDAKVVITSDGAPRGGRVTNLKDNVNKALLNDFDTVKCLVVKRTGQQIAWRDGLDFWLHEMEENVSNDCPPEEMGAEDPLFILYTSGSTGQPKGVVHTTGGYLTYAAMTHEYTFDYHDGDIFWCTADVGWVTGHSYIVYGPLANGATTLMFEGVPTYPDAGRFWDVCQKHKVNQFYTAPTALRALMGQGNSFVEGYDLSDLKVLGTVGEPINPEAWNWYYNVVGKGKVPIVDTWWQTETGGHLMTPLPGATNLKPGSAQQPFFGIKPLVLEPTTAEVIEGNDVEGVLVIANSWPGQMRTVWGDHERFEKTYFSDYPGYYFTGDGCKRDADGDYWITGRVDDVINVSGHRMGTAEVESALVAHEKVAESAVVGYPHDIKGQGIYAYVTLMNGVEPSDELRKELETWVRTEIGPIAKPDLIQWAPGLPKTRSGKIMRRILRKIAEDDFGALGDTSTLAEPAVVDDLIENRMNRKDA; encoded by the coding sequence ATGCCAAATCCAGACACCACCTATGCCCCGAGTGCCGAGCAGGCGAAAGCCGCCCATGTAGACGCCAAGGGCTACGAGGAGATGTACGCGGCCTCGATCGCCGATCCGGATGCGTTCTGGGCGGAGCAGGCCAAGCGCATCGACTGGATGAAAGCGCCCACGAAGGTGTCGGACGTGAATTTCGACCTCGGCTCGGTCAACATCAAGTGGTTCGAGGATGGCACGCTGAATGTCGCCGCCAACTGCATTGACCGCCATCTGGCCGAGCGCGGCACGCAAACGGCAATTATCTGGGAGCCGGACGAGGCCACGGACGAAGCGCAGCACATTACCTACCAGCAGTTGCATGCCCATGTGTGCAAGTTCGCCAACGTCCTGAAAGAGATGGGCGTGGGCAAGGGCGACAGGGTGGTGCTGTACATGCCGATGATCCCGCAGGCGGCCTACGCGATGCTGGCCTGCGCCCGGATCGGGGCCATCCACTCCATCGTCTTCGCGGGCTTCTCGGCGGACGCGCTCGGCGCGCGGATCGACGCCTGCGACGCCAAGGTCGTGATCACCAGCGACGGCGCGCCACGCGGCGGGCGGGTCACTAACCTGAAGGACAACGTCAACAAGGCGCTGCTGAACGATTTCGACACGGTCAAATGCCTTGTCGTCAAGCGCACCGGCCAGCAGATCGCCTGGCGCGATGGCCTGGATTTCTGGCTGCACGAGATGGAGGAAAACGTCTCCAACGATTGCCCGCCGGAAGAAATGGGTGCCGAGGATCCGCTGTTCATTCTCTACACCTCCGGTTCCACCGGCCAGCCGAAAGGCGTGGTGCACACCACCGGTGGCTACCTCACCTACGCGGCGATGACGCATGAATATACCTTCGACTACCATGACGGTGACATCTTCTGGTGCACGGCGGATGTCGGCTGGGTCACTGGCCACAGCTACATCGTCTACGGCCCGCTGGCCAATGGCGCGACCACGCTGATGTTCGAGGGCGTGCCGACCTACCCGGACGCTGGGCGCTTCTGGGACGTTTGCCAGAAGCACAAGGTCAACCAGTTCTACACCGCTCCCACCGCGCTGCGGGCGCTGATGGGGCAGGGCAATTCCTTTGTGGAGGGCTACGATCTGAGCGATCTAAAGGTGCTGGGCACCGTGGGCGAGCCGATCAACCCCGAGGCCTGGAACTGGTACTACAACGTCGTCGGCAAGGGCAAAGTGCCCATCGTCGACACCTGGTGGCAGACCGAGACTGGCGGTCACCTGATGACACCCCTGCCGGGGGCCACGAACCTCAAGCCCGGCTCTGCACAGCAGCCATTCTTCGGAATCAAACCATTGGTGCTGGAGCCGACCACGGCGGAGGTGATCGAGGGCAACGATGTGGAAGGCGTGCTGGTCATCGCCAACTCGTGGCCCGGGCAGATGCGCACGGTCTGGGGCGACCATGAGCGGTTCGAGAAGACCTATTTCAGCGACTACCCTGGCTATTACTTCACCGGCGACGGCTGCAAACGGGACGCCGATGGCGACTACTGGATCACCGGCCGTGTCGACGACGTGATCAATGTCTCCGGCCACCGGATGGGCACGGCAGAGGTCGAAAGCGCGCTTGTGGCACACGAGAAAGTCGCCGAGAGCGCCGTGGTCGGCTACCCCCATGACATCAAGGGGCAGGGCATCTACGCCTATGTCACCCTGATGAACGGGGTCGAGCCCAGCGATGAGCTGCGTAAGGAGCTGGAGACCTGGGTGCGCACCGAGATCGGCCCGATCGCCAAGCCGGACCTCATCCAGTGGGCACCGGGCCTGCCGAAGACGCGTTCCGGCAAGATCATGCGCCGCATCCTGCGCAAGATCGCCGAGGATGATTTCGGCGCTCTGGGTGACACCTCGACCTTGGCAGAGCCTGCGGTGGTGGATGACCTGATCGAGAACCGCATGAACCGGAAGGACGCGTGA
- a CDS encoding class I SAM-dependent methyltransferase, with amino-acid sequence MRLLGYYEGYLGFLSHMPREDMARARVIDVGCGTGAMGEAFAAIHGPPAEMTLLDPSAQMLSAASSALAHRGIAPECRVAGLDAATRGSYDHVLAAHVIEHFSDQGTALADLRRITAPGGRLWLVASKPHWCNAIIWLQWRHRTFRKDALQVMLRDAGFLPEAVYDFPSGPPSRTSFGIVARAV; translated from the coding sequence ATGCGCCTGCTGGGCTACTACGAGGGCTACCTTGGGTTCCTGTCCCATATGCCGCGCGAGGATATGGCCCGCGCGCGCGTCATAGATGTCGGATGCGGGACCGGGGCGATGGGTGAGGCGTTTGCCGCGATCCATGGGCCGCCCGCCGAGATGACGCTTTTGGACCCATCCGCGCAGATGCTTTCGGCCGCGTCATCGGCGCTGGCCCATCGTGGCATTGCGCCGGAATGCCGCGTCGCGGGCCTCGATGCCGCGACGCGCGGGAGCTACGACCATGTACTTGCCGCCCATGTGATCGAGCATTTCTCCGACCAAGGTACGGCGTTGGCAGACCTTCGGCGCATCACGGCGCCCGGTGGGCGCTTGTGGCTCGTCGCCTCCAAGCCGCATTGGTGCAATGCGATCATCTGGCTGCAATGGCGCCACCGCACGTTTCGCAAGGACGCCCTGCAGGTAATGCTCCGCGACGCAGGCTTCTTGCCAGAGGCGGTGTATGACTTCCCCTCCGGCCCGCCCTCGCGCACCAGTTTCGGCATCGTCGCCCGGGCGGTCTAG
- the rpsD gene encoding 30S ribosomal protein S4: MTKRTAAKYKIDRRMGENIWGRPKSPVNRREYGPGQHGQRRKGKLSDFGLQLRAKQKLKGYYGDLTEKQFKRIFVEANRVKGDTGENLIGLLERRLDAVVYRAKFVPTIFAARQFVNHGHVTVNGKRVNIPSYRVKEGDVIEVREKSKQLAIVLEASQLPERDVPDYMEVDHSKMRATFTRTPGLGDVPYPVMMEPNLVIEYYAQN; the protein is encoded by the coding sequence GTGACCAAACGTACCGCTGCCAAATACAAAATCGACCGCCGGATGGGCGAGAACATCTGGGGTCGCCCGAAATCCCCCGTCAACCGCCGCGAATACGGCCCCGGCCAGCACGGCCAGCGCCGCAAGGGCAAGCTGTCCGACTTCGGTCTGCAGCTGCGCGCCAAGCAGAAGCTGAAAGGCTACTACGGCGATCTGACCGAGAAGCAGTTCAAGCGCATCTTCGTGGAAGCCAACCGCGTCAAGGGCGACACCGGTGAGAACCTGATCGGCCTGCTCGAGCGCCGCCTGGACGCCGTCGTCTACCGTGCCAAGTTCGTGCCGACGATCTTCGCGGCCCGCCAGTTCGTCAACCACGGCCACGTGACGGTGAACGGCAAGCGGGTGAACATCCCGTCCTACCGCGTCAAGGAAGGCGACGTGATCGAGGTGCGCGAGAAGTCCAAGCAGCTCGCCATCGTTCTGGAAGCCTCGCAGCTGCCCGAGCGCGATGTGCCGGACTACATGGAAGTCGACCACTCCAAGATGCGCGCGACCTTCACCCGCACGCCCGGCCTCGGCGATGTGCCGTACCCGGTGATGATGGAGCCGAACCTCGTGATCGAATACTACGCGCAGAACTAA
- a CDS encoding DM13 domain-containing protein codes for MKTLSLRAAALSLAALTALAPLSAQADVAASGTFTGASDHVTTGNVSIFKTADGGALVILDSNFSLDGAPDPRVGFGKDDVFEPLSDLGILQQLGGTQVYKVPASVNVDDFNEVYIWCLKFGVPLGVAELS; via the coding sequence ATGAAAACTCTCTCCCTTCGCGCAGCCGCCCTGTCCCTCGCCGCCCTGACCGCGCTTGCTCCGCTCTCCGCCCAGGCCGATGTCGCCGCAAGCGGCACCTTCACCGGGGCCAGCGACCACGTCACCACCGGTAACGTTTCGATTTTCAAGACTGCCGATGGCGGCGCGCTCGTGATCCTCGACAGCAACTTCTCGCTGGACGGCGCGCCCGACCCGCGGGTGGGCTTCGGCAAGGACGACGTCTTCGAGCCGCTGTCCGATCTGGGCATCCTGCAACAACTGGGCGGCACGCAAGTCTACAAGGTGCCGGCCTCGGTCAATGTCGATGATTTCAACGAAGTCTACATCTGGTGTCTGAAATTCGGCGTGCCGCTGGGCGTGGCCGAGCTGTCCTGA
- a CDS encoding TetR/AcrR family transcriptional regulator: MARPREFDTDEALEAAMHVFWEHGYEGASLPDLLTGMGLTRGSLYKAFDDKHSLFLRVLTRYEEGAVARAETLLSTGSATDGFARITQLFDNAIGVVQSGDRRGCLLCSAAAGPSAYDPEIAAAVKQGLEKIRDGFATALDASQVPEPERAALADLLVTQYVGVRIMARSRDPLEPLARAGDAIRVLLSRW, encoded by the coding sequence ATGGCGCGCCCCAGAGAATTCGACACAGATGAGGCCCTGGAGGCCGCGATGCATGTGTTCTGGGAACACGGCTACGAGGGCGCCTCGCTGCCCGACCTGCTGACCGGCATGGGGCTGACGCGCGGCAGCCTCTACAAGGCTTTCGATGACAAACACTCGCTCTTCCTGCGGGTGCTGACCCGCTATGAAGAGGGTGCGGTCGCCCGGGCCGAGACCCTTTTGAGCACGGGCTCCGCGACCGACGGGTTCGCGCGGATCACGCAGCTTTTCGACAACGCAATCGGCGTCGTGCAATCCGGCGACCGGCGGGGCTGCCTTCTGTGTTCTGCCGCGGCAGGCCCCAGTGCCTACGACCCGGAAATCGCGGCGGCGGTGAAGCAGGGCTTGGAAAAGATCCGAGACGGCTTCGCCACGGCCCTCGACGCCTCGCAGGTGCCTGAACCAGAGCGCGCGGCGCTGGCCGACCTGCTGGTCACACAATATGTCGGCGTACGCATCATGGCCCGCTCGCGCGACCCGCTCGAGCCGCTGGCGCGCGCGGGCGACGCGATCAGGGTGCTTTTGTCCCGCTGGTGA
- a CDS encoding M50 family metallopeptidase, translating to MAFLKGHWQVLALTTLIFALWQTPVMVPLKIVVVLLHELSHGAAAILTGGTIEQISVSPQQGGFARTRGGSGFFISTAGYLGSLVLGVGLLIAALKSTADRVVMMAVGAIFVLVAALYMRDLFAFGFTAGMGAVLLASGFFLPHQFCDLGLRVIGLTSMIYVPYDIFDDTIRRASLRSDARILAEEVGGSTILWGVIWLLISGVVIFVALRSLLGRDSNVHFTSGTKAP from the coding sequence GTGGCCTTCCTGAAGGGCCATTGGCAGGTGCTGGCGCTGACGACGCTGATCTTCGCGCTGTGGCAGACCCCGGTGATGGTGCCTTTGAAGATTGTCGTCGTGCTTTTGCATGAGCTGTCCCACGGCGCGGCGGCGATCCTGACCGGCGGCACGATCGAGCAGATCAGCGTCTCGCCGCAACAGGGCGGCTTTGCAAGGACCCGTGGCGGCAGCGGCTTTTTCATCTCGACCGCGGGTTATCTCGGCTCGCTCGTGCTGGGCGTGGGGCTGTTGATCGCCGCGCTGAAATCGACAGCGGACCGGGTGGTGATGATGGCCGTTGGCGCGATCTTTGTGCTGGTTGCAGCCCTCTATATGCGGGACCTTTTCGCCTTCGGCTTCACCGCCGGGATGGGCGCGGTGCTGCTGGCGTCCGGGTTCTTTCTGCCGCATCAGTTTTGCGATCTGGGGCTGCGCGTGATCGGGCTGACCTCGATGATCTATGTGCCGTACGACATTTTCGACGACACGATCCGACGCGCGAGCCTGCGCTCGGATGCGCGCATCCTGGCTGAAGAGGTTGGCGGCTCCACGATCCTGTGGGGCGTGATCTGGCTGCTGATCAGCGGTGTGGTGATCTTCGTGGCGCTGCGCAGCCTGTTGGGGCGCGACAGCAACGTCCATTTCACCAGCGGGACAAAAGCACCCTGA